Within Vicia villosa cultivar HV-30 ecotype Madison, WI linkage group LG1, Vvil1.0, whole genome shotgun sequence, the genomic segment ttctcatcctttggaatatcaatactaaaccaacattatcacttggggatccagaagaatttattatcttagcaccacttcgcgttaagcacattaagattctgacgacaatcgggcagagtaacgactgttttcgggtaaaatccttatatcaatgccttggaattaaccatcaaggactttcaaggaaatacctgcacacacaaacagacaacaatccaatgcgagacagacagaataacagtagagtaacaacagaataagggtccagaggtcttAAGTCCATAAGTTCGAATCTCCaatatgctagggatagtaaccaatagtccgaaagagagccttaaacgttttttagattttattatttattagtgttttagcataaaagtaaagtatggtccaagtggacaaaagaaaatggcggaaacataaacatagcgtccaaatggacaaagagaaaatagcggaatataaacgtccaaatggacaaagagaaaatagcggaatgtaaatatgatgaaatgataaaataaaacgataaagcaaaaaatataaagagcaatataataaattgcggaaattaaagtcaattgttagatgttaaagataaccatcttgaaacttgtcaagtatgttatcaaagttagtaatgaagatcgatggtgagtgaaggatgttctcggatttaaagtcaatggaaaattatcagaagcttgataaaatcatagcgactacacgataaatttccataagtcttaaatcaaccgcatacaattctcttccatatttgatctttttgattcgggacacgaaatattgcgctatgttaagcagatcgccaagtgatttatgtagaaatcaccctacaacgaggccggtcaaaactttatgtgctaatgcatgcgagagaagcgatatgtagatcactctccgaaagcaataccgcacgaaaagaaaaatggtgagtgatctagtctttaccaagaatccataagaattctcaaggtattaagactttcatcgatcaaaataaagagaagtaaaagatggaaccacattaaaagctcctttcatccataatttcaatcacttaatattgcggatttggattctcatcctatcgacgccctaagtccattgaaattagagagaaattagacctttaacttgtgattcaaagaaaaatatcaaaagaatggagtagaagatgagctagaaccaaaaacaagtcaaaaaccacaaaaacaagcattctgtccagatgtaaatcgatttgcacagagtgtaaatcgatttgcataactctgttttcaaatctgcgtagtttttcagttgtgtaaatcgatttgcaccagatgtaaatcgatttgcacaacatagttttcaaaaaaaacagcaaataaagagaagaaaacttgtttaaacataaaaccaaacaccttgtgatcttgaatcaatttgtgcacgaaaatgtatcaattaagcaagcaaaactcatcaatgtagcaccaaaggtgtgtaacaccccttactaaccccgcggcaatttaaaacaattattcagagtacatgaaataagggtgccacaattcataataaataaacatcattcagtcatgtcatgcattcactgaggtagtCATCATAACTTAAAACGTTTCATgctaacacagcggaaatttatcaaaaacggactaagtttgacatctttaaaacttatccttcaaaacatcaaaacataactagagtcataatcataaactctaaacaatcgcgtccccagtgttacaactatcagagcatgacacctgacgctaactaagacactgactcatgagctaatcctcaccgagtcgaacagccgctatcctcaatctgaaaatgacaacatgtaagggtgagtctcatcataattaacaaatgttataaggttataaagcaataacacatcacagttgcatcattcacccaattgtttcataaatagatattcacgacaagtcaaaccacaatcaacacatcatcaacatttacaacactggaatacatccaatcatgttataaattatgcatatgtatgaactgacactatacatgtggtaccaacatcatcaaatgggaataacccatgaccgatccaacatcgtccaagatacggccctgccagcacagattccacacaatgggaatcatgcccttcactgatccaacacacccttatggatacagtatcatcaatgaacatgaatgaatgcaacatatacaacatacttataccatcatcatcatcaatcatcaacatcatcatcatcattcaagtatgttcatatatattaacatcattcaatcacaattccatcatcatcatatacaaaacatacacatatttgcaccaatcatcatattcaataagaatagcatacatgtattttcatcgtTCTAAAAaccattcaatcatcatcatagggattatcctacaaggttcgtttagctcgaaacggcgcatcaaacggaccaacagttaaaaagttatgcatctttgaactttcaaaaatatctcaaaaccaacagcacgcggcgccatcatcagttcgcggcgcgaactgagcgttccaagaattccttggctctctgccaagctgttcgcggcgcaaacatctacacgcggcgcaaagtgagaaaaagttacgccttcgcggcgcgaactgagcgtatcacaacttcttggcattctgcccacctgttcgcggcgccaaccctatgcacgcggcgcgaaccggcgatttcagaaaccccaacctgcagaaaacagcattttatacattccaaactcatccaattcataccagtacgaacctaagggaatagaatgcacaaacaacacaaaatacatctcataatacaccaattgcacatcaattgagaccataacaacgcagacatcatagattcaaacatagagaccaaacatcatacaattgactcaatccctaaacctatcatatgactcaatcgacccgaattccatatctattcagtattatcaacccctaacccggtaatagatgataattagataagtcccccttaccttagccaaattcttgaattggttcctcttcctctttggttctccttcacgttcttcagttcctcttctcacagcttctggttttcacgttctaattttttcccttctcctcttgttttcctttattttatgaaaaacataaaattagaagtgggctcttacacaattacacccccactttactaattctaccgcatggcccaataacttaacattttattatttttccacataattcaacaaaatgttaatttcccataattaatttaaaacttgattaaattaattaaataagaattttcgggatgttacaaggtgcatcaagcataaacaacaatggatcacatcttgaattatggaatggatctagaattttaccaaatctttcacaaactttgaatcttcttcaagaacacacaaccacaagccttgatctctcacaattgatgaagaaaaagtagtgtttatgttgaggtttagctctaaattagtgaggttcaagatgtgactcactaatttgtgtggaagaaatgagagctttgagtgaggggtttgaaAGAGGTGAGgggagaaagagcaagagttttcttggctatcaaagcttgaaaaatgaggaggggagtgcctcaatttatagcaattAGGCTTGGGAGATTTtatggcttggagttaggattggaaaatagaattaggcttgggaaaaggatttggagccaaaaatgaaatccaatggtcttgatgcaatcacatgagggtttatgattaaatgatgtagagaatcaaatgtaagaactaagtcatgcttcccatgcttgcaaatgatgtcaacgctttcaaaaagctgaaatttgccttcatttttccaaattcgcactggtgcaatcaatttgcaccttatgcaaatctatttacattgctgaaaaaggcaaaatctggggcaaaaacagttatgcaaatcgattgttgtcttatgcaaatcgatttgcactgatggcagaagcaaatctggtgcagaaacagttgtgtaaatcgatttacaccttatgcaaatcgatttgcacaatgaaaatgttgaaaaatgctcctttgatggatattttgacttggtacctacaaaacacaaacatacaagagcacaaggcaatatttttggtattctggttagtaaaacaatatatacaagactaaaacatgggtgctcgatgattcccttgcagatgaattgagcacaacatcaccaGTAGAGCTCTaaattaaaacttcttgattgatgattggtatgcaaatgatgtgtaatcttagggtcaaaaattggggtatgacagtatctaagtggaaaaccattgtaatcttgtgtgattagtggattaaatcctcaggtgaggtaaatcactccaaggggggtggactggagtagtttagttaacaacgaaccaggataaaaatcattgtgcaaattgtttttatcttacaagttttaaagctacacttattcaacccccccttttctaagtgtttttctatccttcacaaatcAACGACAACAAGTCAATACAAATAATCCAAGataattcacatatttctaacaagAATTCAACACAACAATCCAACAAAAATAATTGACACGCGTTCCATAATCATTCGGACATTTTTGACTCAACCCGGTCAATTAGCTTATCTAAATTTCCTGTTATTTATATTGCTTCTTTTATTTATACTCCCCCCTGTGATTGATAATGTTTCTGCTAGTTATACTACTTCTGTTAAATACCCTTACTGAATTAATAGTGATTATGCTGATTACTCGAATATTAAAAATTCAGACCATACTAGAGTCACTCTCAAGTTGTATTAATCACGTGTTCATTAAATATTACCTCCATAACAGACTAAACAAATAACTAAACAaactaattaaaagaaaacaCTAAAATTAGTGTGGCCCCCGCCACAATATTAAGGGGCGTCCGTCCCCTCTTGGCACCACATGGGGCGCCCACCCCTTGCACCTGGGGCCCCCGCCACaaaattctttcttctttttaataCCTGGGGCACCCATCCCATCAACGGTGCCCCCCATCCCTTAATTATTCGTCTTCCTaattccttgttctttattctttcatCAGACATGTCCTATTTTTCGAGAGCGAGTTCGACTAAACGAAATTATTGAGGATCGATATGTGGTTTCTTTAGAGCAACAATGTTTTTTATTGACATGCTTGAATCTGAAATGTGTGTGGCTTTGAAGCTTTCGttatgtattatatatatatatgtaatttaTATCTACTTTAGTTcgttattttttcaaaattatatctGCCTTATGATGTTGTTTATGATCTCCGGTTCGTTCCTATAGGACTCcctttttttcttcaaagttttgtGCTCGAAGTCTATTGGATGTCTCTAGGGACCATATTCGACCAAGGATCGATACTCCTTCCCATACTCCCAGGTGAAAACCTGGTTCGAGGTCGACATATTGGTAGATCCTCTACGGTCTTTGGAGTGGCTTTCTACCAAAAGAGGATGGCCTGGTTATTGACCATATTTGAGATTTACTTTTGTCTGTGTGTGTGAGTGTTGTGTTGTTATTGCGGGGCTTTTAGTTGACTTAGTCATACACTAGTGGCAGTTATGATAACACACTGAGTATTTATGATGGGGCTTCAATCCCTTCGATTGTACTCCTGACTTGTTGCTACCTTTCATGATCACAAAGGAAAAGATAATTTAGTGAAAAGTGATCTATTTACTTGAATGATTATAATACACCATAATCGTTTTTCTTTATAAAAAGggaatataaatttaataaaccTAGGTGGCCACGCCACCGCTTGTTTGCCACAAAGTTCGTGGCAGTCGTTCTTGGTCTTCCCCAAATCAACCACTTTTGTTCATCTGGCTAGACTTACGTGCTTTTCTAGTAGGAGCCAAGCCTATATATTTGAGGgggccacacacacacacacacacacacacacacacacacacacatatatatatatatatatataaacacaattttattttaaacatttaAGCATAGTTGTATCCTGGTAAAATTTCAAATTATCGgcgaaagaaaataataaaacggTGGAGCAAAAAATCGAACACACACAAGCGCGCTGCTAACCACTTTTCTTCCCACTCGTCCAACTTTCATTAGTTAGTAAAATTGACTCAATgactatatataaataaaacttaaTACTCAAAACTAGGGAGGGGGATGGTCACCCCTTGTCCCAATGTGGCTATGCCACTACATGACTTTACAACACCCTTCTTTTGATTCCACTGTAAAGCCTACTAAATCCCCTTTGGTCTAGATAAGTCAAGGATGATCGTTATCACCTCATCATGCATGTTGTGGTACTTTAACTTAAGGTGGACTGGGGAAGCTATCGCGTCCAACGTTGTTGCAAAGGGTCATCTTAGGTTGCTTTTGTAGGCACTTTTGCATGGAACGACCAAAAATTGAGAGTCAGTTTATTTCCCTAATGTTACCATAAACTCTACGTACCCCCATGGTCGAGTTATTGTGTTGTTGAAAGCCTGAAGATTAGACCATTCAGAGGGCCGTAAGTTTTCCTTTTTCAAGCTCACTTTTTCGGAGAGATCCAAATACATTATGCTGCAATAACTTATGTCGTTGATTAACATCCTGGAGACATCAAAGTTGACGATGGTATTCATGATTACCAAAGGGAAAACTTCATTCGGGAATCTTCTGATTCTCTTACCGGATAAGGGTTCCTTATTTTGACCTCCTTGAATTCCGTATTAACACACACCTTCAAAATTCTCTCATGCGAAGTGTTTAAGGGATCACCCATAATCCTTGTTTGTCGTTCAACTAGATTCGGCGTTCCACAATCCCCAACTACCTCCATTAGTCACAACTTCTCTTAGTTAATTTAGGATTGCACCATACTTAGTAAGTCCTTCAGGCCGCGGGCCTCCTTGCGCCTTAACTTCTCCCATAATGCACAAATCCGGTCTAAGGCCTTTTTCAAAGGTCCAATTTTTAGGCTCTCATGCGACCCTCCAACAACTACTTTTATCTTGGTGAAATGGTCGATATAGGTGCATAATGTTTCCTTTTCACCCTACTTGACCCTTCTTAAAACGACCACGATGGTTGGTTGTCTTTTCTTAATGGTGAAATAAGTGGTGAAAGTCTCGCACAAATCATACGTATAATATATGCTTCAGTCTAGGAGGGATATATACTAGGCTTTTGTAAATTCAATTAAGATTAGTGCAAATAGCTTACACTTCACGTCTCTTAGTTTAACAAATTGTTTACATGCTTAACGTGCTCGTCCGTATCTCATTTTCGTTGTATTTATGAAGCGTTGAAGGCTTTTAGCAGTGACTTTAAAATCCTTCCGTCCAATAcatacattttaaaaaaatactttcataaatagtttattatcttatatttttaaaacattatcaTTAGAAAATAATTAGGATAGATTAAAGACATGAATTTTTTTTACCGTAAAAAAACATttatctttaatatattaaaacagaatACATGTTTAGGCGCCAATTTTAGACCAAAATCCCGCCTAAACACGTGCATCGCACGGGGTAAAGTACTAGTGAAAAAATAAAGATAGAAATGTCTTTAAGGACAAAAAAGgtatttaaaaaaataagggTAGAAATGTCTTTTTGGACATTTTATCCCCTTTCAAAGTGACTCATTTTTTCACCCAACACAACAAGTGATATGCACTATCATTGAGGGGGCAGATCGGAAATTCCAGTATTTCGTAACCTTCTCGAATCCAGAAACTCGAAACCCTAATCTAACCCTAACATTGGCACCAGGTACAGACCCACCAATCTCCGCATCTCACAATCCCTCACATCTTCTTGTTCTCCTCCTAACTTTCTTATCGATTCTACTTcttcatataatttatatatttatttgaaattttgatGCCGATACGAGATGCCTCCGAAGCAATCAAAAGCTGATGTAGCGAAGAAGCAGAAGGTTGTAGAAGACAAAACTTTCGGTCTCAAGAACAAAAACAAGAGCAAAGCAGTTCAGAAATATGTGCAGAATCTTAAGTCTTCCGTGCAGCCCAAATCCGACCCCAAAGTCGATGCAAAGGTAATGTTTTTAATTATCTTAGGGCTTTATGTAATGTAATACCAGGTTTTTCAAATGGGTTTTGTGTTTAATCTGTTGTGTTTTGATTGTGACAGAAAAAGAGGGAGGAAGAGAAGGCTAAAGAGAAGGAGCTGAATGATTTGTTCAAAATTGCTGTCAGTCAGCCTAAAGTCCCCGCTGGTAATCATTTTATTTCactgttttatattttttgtttacaAAGTTCAAATTTTTTGGATTATAGGTGATGGGTTTGTGTTATTCGGTGATGCTGGGAACTGATGTAtctgagttttttttttgttaggtGTCGATCCAAAGTCTATATTATGTGAGTTTTTTAAAGTGGGTCAGTGTGCTAAAGGCTTTAAGTGCAAATTTTCCCATGATTTGAATGTTCAGAGGAAAGGAGAAAAGATTGACATATATAGTGATAAGCGCGATGATGGTATGTAGTTGGTTGATGCtgattgtttgtttgttattgttttgaTTCTGATGAGTTTTCTGTTGTTCCATTGTTTAGATACAATGGAGGAATGGGATCAAGCGACATTGGAGAAAGTGGTGGAGTCAAAGCAAAATGAGTATAATCAGAACAAACCAACTGACATtgtatgatttattattatttttatttgaattatgttAAATTCTTTTGCATGTTAGATTGTTGTGTGCtttattcaaataatattttttgaaagTGCTTATGGATTTGGATAGAACACTATGACCAAAGTTGATTTATGTAGCCGACACCACTCAATTGGATAAGACTTGCTTCTTGTTGATGTTGTGTTATATATCTGGAAATAACATCTATCTGTTGTTTATGCACTTTGTTTAGGTATGTAAACACTTTTTGGATGCGGTTGAGAGGAAGCAATATGGTTGGTTTTGGGCATGTCCCAATGGCGGTAAGAATTGTATCTATAGACATGCACTTCCACCTGGGTATATTTTAAAATCCCAAATGAAGGCTTTGTTGGAGGAAGAATCTGATAAAATGCCTATTGAGGAAGAGATTGAAAAGCAGGTTTGTTGTTTTTCTTCTTATACAAAGCTATGTCATTTGATAATTGAATCAGGGTGTCTAATACAATATGTTGCATGGTTTAGCGTGCCCAAGTGAAAACTACAACCCCTATGTCTACCGAGTTGTTTCTCCaatggaagaagaaaaagatggatgAGAGAGAGGCTAGTTTGGCTGCCCAACAGGCAGAGAGGGCTAAGAATGACCGTATGAGGTATGTTCATTATCTGTTCCCCATCATTCACATATGAACGTGTATGGATGGGCCCTCCCTTTTATTCAAGGAAAAAGTGGAAGAACTGCATTTGTTGAGCATGTTTTTTATAAGGGTATAGATGGTATGAAGGTTAAtgtacttttttttcttctcttttttccctAATGATGTTGTATTGTCTCCTTAAATGCAGTGGGCGTGAGCTGTTTCTGTCAGATGCTAGCTTGTTTGTGGATGATGCTGAAGCATATGATAAGTACCATAGACAACCTGAATCTGATGAAACTGAACAGAATGTAAGTTTTTTCTCCATGCCTGTTTTTCTCTGTATAGTTTTAATTCCTTTTCTGTGTGTATGTTTTGAGGCTGTTATATGATTGGAAGTTTGCAGCTTTATTCAATATGAAAATTTCTCGGTTGGAAAATTTATTGGTCATAATTGCCTTTTCTTGTTATGATAATATAAACAAACctatttttgaagttgtatacATTTATGTACCGTTCAACTTTTCTTTTGGGTTCTTAGGTTAGACATGGGATGTATTCAGCCCATTCCCTTCCCAAATAGTAACAATTGGGATTTAGGGTCTGAATGAGCTTGTGTAACTTTGGATGCATGAGCAGTCGCAAAACAGATTGCTTTTAGAAGTTAATTCTCCTCCTGTATTGGGCAATTAGCTATAAATTTTGAATGCAAGTATAGTTTGAATGTTATAGTGTGAGGTGTAATCAGTGTGTCATCTCTAGGTTTGCCTAGACTTGTTGAGCTGGCAAC encodes:
- the LOC131644567 gene encoding zinc finger CCCH domain-containing protein 11-like yields the protein MPPKQSKADVAKKQKVVEDKTFGLKNKNKSKAVQKYVQNLKSSVQPKSDPKVDAKKKREEEKAKEKELNDLFKIAVSQPKVPAGVDPKSILCEFFKVGQCAKGFKCKFSHDLNVQRKGEKIDIYSDKRDDDTMEEWDQATLEKVVESKQNEYNQNKPTDIVCKHFLDAVERKQYGWFWACPNGGKNCIYRHALPPGYILKSQMKALLEEESDKMPIEEEIEKQRAQVKTTTPMSTELFLQWKKKKMDEREASLAAQQAERAKNDRMSGRELFLSDASLFVDDAEAYDKYHRQPESDETEQNGSGSAANNGPSTSATGGADDELPDDIDDDDELDLDELDELEASLAKTSIQIKEAEA